One part of the Chryseobacterium mulctrae genome encodes these proteins:
- the tssD gene encoding type VI secretion system tube protein TssD has protein sequence MADNSRGILKFNGSEGQKLLKLNYSVSRSTDVSGRVASDPSNAIIKLTIEATEKSEILESLLNGKYKPTSGEITFNKSHEEGTLITLNWENGYVIQHEVDFDAIDQNSMLISFVVSAEKINYGGAEYAGVWPGA, from the coding sequence ATGGCAGACAATTCAAGAGGAATCTTAAAATTCAACGGAAGCGAAGGACAAAAATTACTAAAGCTTAATTACAGCGTATCGAGATCTACAGACGTTTCAGGACGTGTAGCATCAGATCCTTCCAACGCAATCATCAAATTAACGATCGAAGCAACAGAGAAATCTGAAATTCTTGAAAGTTTGCTTAATGGTAAGTACAAACCGACTTCAGGTGAAATTACTTTCAACAAATCTCACGAAGAAGGTACTTTGATTACCCTGAACTGGGAAAACGGATACGTTATTCAGCACGAAGTAGATTTTGATGCAATAGACCAAAACTCTATGTTAATCAGCTTTGTAGTAAGCGCAGAAAAAATCAACTACGGTGGAGCTGAATACGCAGGTGTTTGGCCGGGAGCTTAA
- a CDS encoding cytochrome C551, whose protein sequence is MKKLMLFAFGIGLVAASCGSKEPQMSSENKDSMNITADTSASKDSMPMKSPDTVKMPVDTVAAPVK, encoded by the coding sequence ATGAAAAAGTTAATGTTATTTGCCTTTGGAATAGGCTTAGTTGCGGCAAGCTGCGGATCAAAAGAACCGCAAATGTCTTCAGAAAACAAAGATTCGATGAATATAACTGCAGATACGTCTGCAAGCAAAGACTCGATGCCGATGAAAAGTCCGGATACAGTGAAAATGCCTGTAGATACAGTTGCAGCTCCGGTAAAATAA
- a CDS encoding 3-oxoacyl-ACP synthase III family protein, whose product MIKSTIKGIGFHVPDHVVTNDDLAKLMTTNDEWITERTGIKERRHRINRNDAQETTAYLGFKASEKALEKAGLKAKDIDYIVFATLSPDYYFPGCGVLLQDMLGCDTIGALDVRNQCSGFVYAMSVANAFIKSGTYKNILVVGAEVHSFGLDFSDEGRGVSVIFGDGAGAIVLSATEDENAGDILAMNMHSEGKYADELCTQFPGSKYGWSDRMRKEPENVTDKEVYPIMNGNFVFKHAVTRFPETMKEALDKAGKTIEDLDMFIPHQANLRIAQFVQQKFGLPDEKIHNNIQKYGNTTAASIPIALSEAIELGKIKRGDLVLLSAFGSGFTWGSILFEY is encoded by the coding sequence ATGATTAAAAGTACAATAAAAGGGATCGGATTTCATGTTCCGGATCATGTGGTCACCAATGATGATTTAGCAAAACTAATGACCACCAATGATGAGTGGATTACCGAGCGTACCGGAATAAAAGAAAGAAGACACAGAATCAACCGAAACGATGCTCAGGAAACGACAGCTTATCTTGGTTTTAAGGCTTCTGAAAAAGCTTTAGAAAAAGCTGGTTTAAAGGCAAAAGATATCGATTATATTGTTTTTGCAACACTTTCTCCGGATTATTATTTTCCGGGATGCGGAGTTTTGCTTCAGGATATGTTGGGTTGTGATACCATCGGAGCTTTGGATGTAAGAAACCAGTGTTCAGGTTTTGTTTATGCAATGAGCGTTGCGAATGCTTTTATTAAATCTGGAACGTATAAAAATATTTTGGTTGTAGGTGCTGAAGTTCATTCTTTCGGACTTGATTTTTCTGACGAAGGAAGAGGTGTTTCTGTAATTTTCGGTGACGGAGCAGGAGCAATTGTACTTTCTGCAACCGAAGATGAAAACGCAGGAGATATTTTGGCGATGAATATGCATTCTGAAGGAAAATATGCCGATGAATTGTGCACACAGTTTCCGGGTTCAAAATATGGCTGGAGCGACAGAATGAGAAAAGAACCTGAAAATGTAACGGATAAAGAAGTATATCCGATTATGAATGGGAATTTCGTTTTCAAACATGCGGTGACAAGATTTCCAGAAACCATGAAGGAGGCTTTAGACAAAGCAGGAAAAACCATTGAAGATCTGGATATGTTTATTCCGCATCAGGCGAATTTAAGGATTGCTCAGTTTGTTCAGCAGAAATTTGGATTACCGGACGAAAAGATCCATAATAATATTCAGAAGTACGGAAATACAACGGCTGCTTCTATTCCGATTGCTTTAAGTGAAGCGATTGAATTAGGAAAGATCAAAAGAGGAGATTTGGTTCTTCTTTCGGCTTTTGGTAGTGGTTTTACTTGGGGAAGTATTTTGTTTGAGTATTAA
- the tssD gene encoding type VI secretion system tube protein TssD, whose translation MAANSRGILKFNGSEGQKLLKLNYSVSRSTDVSGRVASDPSNALIKLTIEATEKSDILESLLNGKYKPTTGEITFNKSHEEGTLITLNWENGYVIQHEVDFDAVDENSMLISFIVSAEKINYGNSAYEGIWPTA comes from the coding sequence ATGGCAGCAAATTCAAGAGGAATCTTAAAATTCAACGGCAGCGAAGGACAAAAATTATTAAAGTTGAACTACAGTGTTTCAAGATCTACAGATGTTTCAGGTAGAGTAGCATCAGATCCGTCAAATGCACTGATCAAATTAACAATCGAGGCAACAGAAAAATCTGACATTCTTGAGTCATTGTTAAACGGAAAATACAAACCTACAACAGGTGAAATCACGTTCAACAAATCTCACGAAGAAGGTACTTTGATTACTTTAAACTGGGAAAACGGTTATGTAATTCAACATGAAGTAGACTTCGACGCAGTAGACGAAAACTCAATGTTAATTAGCTTTATCGTAAGTGCTGAGAAAATCAACTATGGTAATTCTGCTTACGAAGGAATTTGGCCGACTGCATAA
- a CDS encoding type VI secretion system Vgr family protein, with protein sequence MNTSEKNGGSVFRPSQNAAGISENHHTGINRLVKLSLVIEGKVIKYYKHFKLTQSSQKHHEFTLTLAHDTLGDRQTHTLEEANKFLGKRLTAVISYKDIENSPERTFVGVITGVGFSQEKMSLGNIVLSGYSPTILLDGAPHIQSFGGNQAVNMGIIAEEVIKQGLDKSRFDIRIDTNDYSQIIYSSQYDETHYNYLARMAEAYGEQFYYDGEVLHFGKLPPQNKPIKLTYGSSANDIKVELKAVHTKPQFYGYNSNKNEVLKSGLTPIQHVGDLAKTAYQHNDAIYKTPSLRVAPIKATTHLDVEYSQKSTSGSEAVNVFNLSGSTTVPFLHPGCSVDIEMRKVDTNETSYFTRIMITETTHEIDTIGHYTGSFAGIASDTGFLPKPEFTVPIAQPQIATVISNTDPEGQGRVQVRFDWQTNDTTHFIRMMSPDAGGTDQITQNRGYVAIPEVGDQVMVNFVHNHPDRPFVMGGMFHGGTALGGFADNRVKSIMTRSGHKVVFTEDESIIITDKSGNEIHLDTTGSNINITAPETMTLNCKNMFINVSENMTTSVGMDQSDTIGMNRTQSIGLNATQSVGAMKMTSVIGDTSMFITGKLTEMIEGDVTSEVKQGKTVINSDQGIETNSNGSISKHAQNEVQNNSGERSKNY encoded by the coding sequence ATGAATACCTCAGAAAAAAACGGAGGTTCCGTTTTCCGCCCGTCTCAGAATGCGGCAGGAATTTCAGAGAATCATCATACCGGGATCAACAGACTGGTAAAATTATCTTTGGTCATTGAAGGTAAGGTGATCAAATATTACAAACATTTTAAGCTTACCCAAAGCTCACAGAAGCACCACGAATTTACGCTGACTTTAGCGCATGATACTTTAGGCGACCGCCAAACCCATACTTTAGAAGAAGCGAATAAATTTTTAGGAAAAAGATTAACGGCTGTCATTTCTTATAAAGACATCGAAAACAGTCCTGAACGCACTTTTGTAGGCGTTATCACGGGAGTTGGTTTCAGTCAGGAGAAAATGAGTCTGGGAAATATCGTTTTGTCAGGTTACAGTCCAACAATTTTATTGGATGGAGCACCACATATTCAAAGTTTTGGTGGAAATCAGGCTGTCAATATGGGAATTATTGCTGAAGAAGTGATAAAACAGGGTTTAGATAAAAGCCGTTTTGATATCAGAATTGATACAAATGATTATTCTCAAATTATTTACAGCAGTCAATACGATGAAACCCATTACAATTATTTGGCAAGAATGGCAGAAGCATATGGCGAACAGTTTTATTACGATGGAGAAGTTCTGCACTTTGGAAAACTTCCACCGCAAAATAAGCCGATTAAATTAACTTACGGAAGCAGTGCAAACGACATAAAAGTAGAATTAAAAGCGGTTCATACCAAACCACAATTTTACGGCTACAATAGTAATAAGAATGAAGTTTTGAAATCGGGTTTAACACCGATTCAGCATGTTGGAGATTTAGCAAAAACGGCTTATCAACACAACGATGCTATTTATAAAACTCCATCATTACGAGTTGCTCCAATAAAAGCAACAACTCATTTGGATGTTGAATATTCACAAAAAAGCACTTCTGGAAGCGAGGCGGTGAATGTTTTCAATCTTTCAGGTTCTACAACCGTTCCTTTTTTACATCCGGGATGTTCTGTGGATATTGAAATGCGAAAAGTTGATACGAATGAAACTTCGTATTTCACAAGAATCATGATTACAGAAACAACTCATGAAATAGATACAATTGGTCATTACACCGGAAGTTTTGCAGGAATTGCATCTGATACAGGCTTTCTACCCAAACCTGAATTTACCGTTCCTATTGCGCAGCCACAGATCGCAACTGTCATTTCAAACACCGATCCTGAAGGACAAGGAAGAGTTCAGGTAAGATTTGATTGGCAAACAAACGACACAACTCATTTCATCCGAATGATGAGTCCTGATGCAGGAGGAACAGATCAGATCACTCAGAATAGAGGTTATGTTGCAATACCAGAAGTCGGCGATCAGGTAATGGTAAACTTTGTACACAATCATCCCGACCGACCTTTTGTAATGGGGGGAATGTTTCATGGGGGAACAGCTTTAGGAGGATTTGCGGACAATCGTGTAAAATCTATCATGACCCGAAGTGGACATAAAGTGGTTTTTACAGAAGATGAAAGTATTATTATTACGGATAAATCTGGTAATGAGATTCATCTGGATACAACGGGAAGTAATATTAATATCACTGCTCCAGAGACGATGACATTGAATTGTAAGAATATGTTTATTAACGTTTCTGAAAATATGACCACGAGTGTAGGAATGGATCAATCTGATACTATTGGAATGAACAGAACCCAAAGTATAGGATTAAACGCTACCCAAAGCGTGGGAGCTATGAAAATGACTTCTGTAATTGGAGATACAAGTATGTTTATTACAGGAAAATTGACGGAAATGATTGAGGGAGATGTTACAAGCGAAGTGAAGCAAGGCAAAACTGTAATTAATTCTGATCAGGGTATTGAGACAAATTCAAATGGCTCAATAAGCAAACATGCCCAAAATGAAGTTCAGAATAACAGTGGCGAACGAAGTAAAAACTACTAA
- a CDS encoding lipase family protein, with the protein MKFRITVANEVKTTNPLRMSRTRIVKGKITEVVEKDYNIFSESNIVENAVEMVTDKGVKNGVIYGVNEEPPKSPILNFPEPILNGDVIFCNGYLSSPKKNPGSYLNVIVDKVPDDVSQNPMRGANMNEKKITDNVDIYTNDELEIDNRQGGGTLYSDPNYETTENYRWIFAAKEKFEGYWEGYDNVTKKKYSQVFKEYFHALGNAHFINGSHGLQSSGAHRVEHGIAQGYAWAKRKWNIKEKSVIDDLKEKNPGALSYSPQYKPITVVGHSQGAAIAAGTALGIIYYAYEMGWEEIPINILFLGTHQPQGLYGKNYEHFKNYYFEDFIKEWVLEWIGDIFTKEKLYQNQGIYEKMNELLGGDSWGGLIDRSVQFTFPNDRALFVTRMGDIPYVKNACNEKDNLYVESWGFYAGASAEGFFSEEGYHFPKRLLDKAFNPDGSINENAPTFRECVKSYWKIYHHYKTYRDYIKANPSKKYTPAKYKIPIISNVLPDWFHTILDQAISKAEGAKKALYMKSELYRLKLNALVAFEKVHNMELQAHFAPVGLMFNKGTLSDWDQYQDQTIWDRVKDTGKDLFYRLDYSFGATLEQKRKEEKAFVEGEGKSRMVKTSIANTAGIKKWVDQAKEELKITKHWYTDIVDWARGDKEYDGSGWAHGARQSLAKSIGFTDGNIDNLFEAGIYSMLQSGEVDISNSKRLIKMINEDPEFVEYEKEIAEMVIKNSNYLKNSFEIEHKKGIQLGGKRAKGDMLDQFKNPFSVKYRDTWKVAANELTWLLRSIGVRSKIKVDKNGTTGIYHSFSDTFDLRASEDGSRSIEYDVVSIISGFLYHDIAGGNDLMKIKGNWTNSYNKSKIDWMANGDERIKKMMENMKQKQDSIIREYNKTDDYNKTTFPFGN; encoded by the coding sequence ATGAAGTTCAGAATAACAGTGGCGAACGAAGTAAAAACTACTAATCCTTTACGTATGAGCAGAACGAGAATTGTAAAAGGTAAGATAACGGAAGTTGTCGAGAAAGATTATAATATTTTTTCTGAAAGTAATATTGTTGAGAATGCTGTTGAAATGGTTACCGATAAAGGTGTAAAAAACGGTGTAATTTATGGAGTAAATGAAGAGCCTCCAAAATCCCCAATACTAAATTTCCCGGAACCTATTTTAAATGGGGATGTTATTTTCTGCAACGGTTATTTAAGTAGTCCCAAAAAAAATCCTGGATCTTATCTCAATGTTATTGTGGACAAAGTTCCAGATGATGTTTCTCAAAACCCAATGAGAGGGGCAAATATGAATGAAAAAAAGATAACTGATAATGTTGATATTTATACCAATGATGAGCTAGAAATTGATAATCGTCAAGGAGGCGGTACATTATATAGTGATCCCAATTATGAAACGACAGAAAATTATCGATGGATATTTGCTGCAAAAGAAAAGTTTGAAGGATATTGGGAAGGTTATGATAACGTTACAAAAAAAAAGTATTCTCAAGTTTTTAAAGAATATTTTCATGCTCTCGGAAATGCACATTTCATCAATGGCTCTCATGGTCTTCAGTCTTCAGGAGCGCACCGTGTAGAACATGGCATTGCACAGGGGTATGCTTGGGCTAAAAGAAAATGGAACATTAAAGAAAAATCTGTTATTGATGATTTGAAAGAAAAAAATCCCGGAGCTCTTAGCTATTCACCACAATACAAACCTATAACTGTAGTAGGGCATAGTCAAGGGGCAGCAATTGCCGCAGGAACTGCACTTGGAATTATCTATTATGCGTATGAAATGGGTTGGGAAGAAATTCCTATCAATATATTATTTTTAGGAACACATCAGCCACAAGGACTTTACGGAAAAAATTACGAGCATTTCAAAAACTATTATTTCGAAGATTTTATTAAGGAATGGGTTCTGGAGTGGATAGGAGATATTTTTACTAAAGAAAAATTGTATCAAAATCAGGGAATCTATGAAAAAATGAATGAGCTTCTTGGTGGCGATTCGTGGGGAGGTTTAATAGATAGATCTGTACAGTTTACTTTTCCTAATGACAGAGCCTTATTTGTAACCAGAATGGGAGATATTCCTTATGTGAAAAACGCATGTAATGAAAAAGATAATCTCTATGTTGAAAGTTGGGGATTTTATGCAGGAGCAAGCGCAGAAGGTTTTTTCTCGGAAGAAGGTTATCATTTTCCTAAACGTCTTTTAGATAAAGCTTTCAATCCTGATGGAAGTATTAATGAAAATGCACCGACATTCAGAGAATGCGTAAAATCTTATTGGAAAATTTATCATCACTATAAAACGTATCGGGACTATATAAAGGCTAATCCCTCCAAAAAATATACGCCGGCAAAATATAAAATTCCTATAATAAGCAATGTGTTACCGGATTGGTTTCATACAATTTTAGATCAAGCAATTTCAAAAGCAGAAGGAGCGAAAAAAGCTCTTTATATGAAAAGTGAATTGTACCGCCTTAAGCTTAATGCATTAGTGGCTTTTGAAAAAGTACATAATATGGAATTGCAGGCTCATTTTGCTCCGGTAGGATTAATGTTTAATAAAGGAACGCTTTCAGATTGGGATCAGTATCAGGATCAAACCATTTGGGATCGGGTAAAAGATACAGGCAAAGATTTGTTTTATAGATTAGATTATTCTTTCGGTGCGACTTTGGAACAAAAAAGGAAAGAAGAAAAAGCATTTGTAGAAGGCGAAGGAAAATCCAGAATGGTAAAAACCAGCATTGCCAATACCGCAGGAATAAAAAAATGGGTAGACCAAGCCAAAGAAGAACTGAAAATTACAAAGCACTGGTACACTGATATTGTAGATTGGGCAAGAGGCGACAAAGAATATGACGGTTCAGGCTGGGCACATGGTGCAAGACAAAGCCTGGCAAAATCTATTGGTTTTACCGATGGAAATATAGATAATCTTTTTGAAGCCGGGATTTATTCTATGCTGCAAAGTGGTGAAGTAGATATTAGTAACAGCAAAAGGCTGATTAAGATGATTAATGAAGATCCGGAGTTTGTTGAATATGAGAAAGAAATTGCTGAAATGGTTATTAAAAACTCAAATTATTTAAAGAATAGTTTCGAAATTGAGCATAAAAAAGGAATTCAATTAGGAGGAAAAAGAGCAAAAGGAGATATGCTGGATCAGTTTAAAAATCCGTTTAGTGTAAAATACAGAGATACGTGGAAAGTCGCAGCTAATGAATTAACTTGGCTCTTAAGAAGTATAGGAGTCAGAAGTAAAATTAAAGTAGATAAAAATGGTACAACAGGGATATATCATTCATTTAGTGATACTTTTGATTTAAGAGCGTCTGAAGATGGTTCACGAAGCATAGAATATGATGTGGTAAGCATTATCTCTGGTTTTCTTTATCATGACATTGCAGGAGGAAATGATTTAATGAAAATTAAAGGAAATTGGACAAACTCCTACAATAAATCAAAAATTGACTGGATGGCAAATGGAGATGAAAGAATTAAAAAAATGATGGAAAACATGAAGCAAAAACAAGATTCTATAATAAGAGAATATAACAAAACAGATGATTACAATAAAACCACATTTCCTTTTGGAAATTAA
- a CDS encoding ankyrin repeat domain-containing protein, producing the protein MKKIIFLIFFTMTLFSCQDTRSRKTQNKEQYPPQKLFEGKQLQAAQKIFDEDNSGLESALKDDPEIINQLSDTKGYTLLMYASIVEDLPAMEILLKNGADPNIIISHRYMTPLSHAVGTNNYEMVKLLFKYMANPNPAVGNSPLRAAMLLGNEQTEKKMIDLLLDNGADINHTSYLGENIMEAAARSNLATAQYFLEKGGKPKIDGIELSPMALYISSEEKKQARNQNSKNAVYFEKVSAMKKQLQEKYGINFPVIEDPKAEAKLRMDLYEKLSEKDKKSVNFNKNYGENRYKEDQKLLSQ; encoded by the coding sequence ATGAAAAAAATAATCTTTTTAATCTTTTTTACCATGACCTTATTTTCCTGTCAGGATACAAGATCCAGAAAAACTCAAAATAAAGAGCAATATCCTCCTCAAAAGTTATTTGAAGGAAAGCAATTACAGGCTGCACAGAAAATTTTTGATGAAGATAATTCAGGATTAGAAAGTGCTTTAAAAGATGATCCAGAGATCATCAACCAGCTTAGTGATACTAAAGGATATACTTTACTGATGTATGCTTCCATTGTTGAAGATCTTCCTGCAATGGAAATTCTTCTTAAAAATGGAGCAGACCCCAACATTATTATATCTCACCGATATATGACGCCTTTATCACATGCTGTAGGAACGAATAATTATGAAATGGTAAAACTTTTATTTAAATATATGGCTAATCCTAATCCTGCGGTAGGCAATAGCCCTCTTCGTGCTGCCATGTTGTTGGGAAATGAACAAACTGAGAAAAAAATGATCGATCTTTTGTTAGATAACGGTGCAGACATCAATCATACTTCTTATTTGGGTGAAAATATTATGGAAGCTGCTGCCCGAAGTAATTTGGCCACTGCACAATATTTTTTAGAAAAAGGAGGCAAACCTAAAATAGATGGAATTGAGCTTTCTCCGATGGCTTTATACATTAGTTCTGAAGAAAAGAAGCAAGCTAGAAATCAAAATTCTAAAAACGCTGTTTACTTTGAAAAGGTATCTGCAATGAAAAAACAGCTTCAGGAAAAGTATGGTATCAATTTTCCTGTAATAGAAGATCCAAAGGCAGAAGCAAAACTAAGAATGGATCTGTATGAAAAACTGAGTGAAAAAGACAAAAAATCTGTGAATTTTAATAAAAATTATGGTGAAAACAGATATAAAGAAGACCAGAAACTTTTGTCTCAATAA
- a CDS encoding thioredoxin family protein yields the protein MKKTAILSFLFLAAIAFAQGIKFEEGNFKSILAKAKKENKLVFIDAYAVWCGPCKLMVKNIFPLKPVGDYYNANFVNAKIDMEKGEGIDLAKKYNVKVFPTYLFINGDGEEVHRTIGYVEEKDFIQFAMDAGDPNKRLTALKQKFEKGEKDSEFLLNLAELTVYNDTEFSNRVLERYFAAKPEINQNNLQLLFQAMKSTEGAPYKIFTERKADIMKIIPEKNLENIEKNVKVNTVMSKAYNTTTKKLDEAYFLAETQKFMTKDEAENLLKRVKASRALKDKDFATYEKITIELNKDTSALSADQLNSLAWNFFENVTTKSSLETAVKWAQESVNKNENYANTDTLANLYNKIGDKKNAKIWAEKSLQLGKAAGEDTGDTEKLLKSL from the coding sequence ATGAAAAAAACAGCAATATTATCATTCCTTTTCCTGGCAGCAATAGCATTTGCTCAGGGAATTAAATTTGAAGAAGGAAATTTTAAAAGTATTTTGGCTAAAGCAAAAAAAGAAAACAAGCTTGTTTTTATTGATGCTTATGCAGTTTGGTGTGGACCATGTAAATTAATGGTGAAAAATATTTTCCCGTTAAAGCCAGTTGGAGATTATTATAACGCAAACTTCGTCAATGCAAAAATAGACATGGAAAAAGGCGAAGGTATTGATCTTGCAAAAAAATACAATGTAAAAGTATTCCCTACTTATCTTTTTATCAACGGTGATGGTGAAGAAGTTCACAGAACAATCGGTTATGTTGAAGAAAAAGATTTCATCCAGTTTGCTATGGACGCAGGTGATCCTAATAAAAGACTGACTGCTTTAAAGCAAAAATTTGAAAAAGGAGAAAAAGATTCTGAATTCCTTTTAAATCTTGCTGAGCTAACTGTTTATAATGACACAGAATTTTCTAACAGAGTTTTGGAGCGTTATTTTGCTGCAAAACCGGAAATCAATCAAAATAACCTGCAACTTCTTTTCCAGGCAATGAAAAGTACAGAAGGAGCTCCTTACAAGATTTTCACAGAAAGAAAAGCTGACATCATGAAAATCATACCTGAGAAAAATCTTGAAAACATCGAGAAAAATGTGAAGGTAAATACAGTAATGAGCAAAGCTTACAACACAACAACCAAAAAGTTAGATGAAGCTTATTTCCTTGCAGAAACTCAGAAATTCATGACTAAAGATGAAGCAGAGAACCTTTTAAAAAGAGTAAAAGCAAGCAGAGCCTTGAAAGATAAAGATTTTGCAACGTATGAAAAAATAACGATTGAACTGAATAAAGACACGTCGGCTTTAAGTGCAGACCAACTTAATTCTTTAGCTTGGAATTTCTTTGAAAATGTGACAACCAAATCTTCTTTGGAAACCGCTGTAAAATGGGCACAGGAATCTGTAAATAAGAATGAAAATTATGCAAATACAGATACTTTAGCAAACCTTTACAACAAAATTGGAGACAAAAAAAATGCTAAAATATGGGCTGAAAAATCACTTCAGCTTGGAAAAGCAGCTGGTGAAGATACCGGAGATACAGAAAAATTATTGAAGAGCCTTTAA
- a CDS encoding PAAR-like protein — MSQLYIAQETPLICTSGRRLIGIGVSSQSSVYLKNGSKLMVTEDDRFKDNFICPQMMIAGAVAGVGIAAAFGGGLFVLAAAAWAGSALIDDCLNICSFLTKGSDWTNTHQKVRVEGKKPLLQNSTLNCFLGGTVKFHLPTPAQITELSNAAAMAQDSYNDNSDEATQIGDYTRINTDNQDELDAIFGPGKLGIEDFDTNETDGFFASVYKNNNTGQYFVAFRGSEPKGMQFYHDWFIEDGGQAFGAQTPQIKKTMDLSKKMDEATNGNVSFTGHSLGGGNSAMASYYTGLPAYTFNTRGVHDNTLKYLDENGAIGSSSNITNYSTSNDILNALQNNREGLLSTLAISRIPGLNKLAIFGGLTGAVPRALGEQNEIFGYIPDNEGMNLKTFGSGHSAYADAVEAMIATINTNVIAVNP, encoded by the coding sequence ATGAGTCAACTGTATATCGCACAAGAAACTCCGCTTATATGTACCAGCGGAAGACGGCTGATCGGAATAGGAGTCAGTTCTCAGTCGAGCGTTTATCTTAAAAATGGCTCAAAACTGATGGTGACAGAAGACGATCGTTTTAAAGACAATTTTATTTGTCCGCAAATGATGATTGCCGGAGCTGTTGCCGGAGTTGGAATTGCCGCTGCATTTGGTGGCGGATTGTTTGTTTTGGCCGCTGCAGCTTGGGCTGGAAGTGCGCTTATTGATGATTGTCTGAATATTTGCTCATTTCTTACCAAAGGAAGCGACTGGACGAATACGCATCAAAAGGTAAGAGTTGAAGGTAAAAAGCCACTTCTTCAAAATTCTACATTAAATTGTTTTTTGGGTGGAACAGTGAAGTTTCATCTTCCTACACCAGCTCAGATTACTGAATTGAGCAACGCCGCAGCTATGGCGCAGGATTCTTATAATGATAATTCTGATGAAGCTACACAGATCGGTGATTATACAAGAATAAATACGGATAATCAGGACGAGCTTGATGCAATTTTTGGCCCTGGAAAACTGGGAATAGAGGATTTTGATACGAATGAAACTGATGGTTTTTTTGCATCAGTTTATAAAAATAATAATACAGGACAGTATTTTGTAGCTTTCAGAGGGTCAGAACCAAAAGGAATGCAGTTTTATCATGACTGGTTTATTGAAGATGGAGGACAAGCTTTTGGTGCTCAGACTCCCCAGATAAAAAAGACAATGGATCTTTCGAAGAAAATGGACGAAGCAACTAACGGAAATGTTTCTTTCACAGGACATTCTTTGGGTGGAGGAAACAGCGCAATGGCATCTTATTATACAGGATTACCGGCTTATACTTTCAACACAAGAGGAGTTCATGACAATACTCTTAAATATTTAGATGAAAATGGTGCAATAGGTTCTAGTTCTAATATCACCAATTACAGTACGAGTAATGATATTCTTAATGCACTTCAGAACAACAGAGAAGGTCTTTTGTCTACACTTGCGATTTCAAGAATTCCAGGTCTGAATAAATTGGCAATTTTTGGAGGTCTTACAGGGGCTGTTCCAAGAGCATTAGGCGAGCAAAACGAGATCTTCGGATACATTCCGGATAATGAAGGAATGAATCTGAAAACATTCGGAAGCGGTCACAGCGCCTATGCAGATGCTGTAGAAGCTATGATTGCAACCATTAATACCAATGTAATTGCAGTAAACCCATGA